One region of Vibrio sp. FE10 genomic DNA includes:
- the tssH gene encoding type VI secretion system ATPase TssH — protein sequence MININLSSLIQRLHPIVKVALEDAAALAVSEKANEVQIEHYLLSLLERPNSDFDILLSHFDCSETILRQSIRSTLDTNTTGNGSKPVFSSLLIEWLQESWLVSSLDLSETQIRSGALLLTLMSNPLRYGQHGYASILDGVNPDTLKRNFSELTTNSLESLATTSEKTDAREDGSALSKFTTDFTGKARKGEIDPVFCRDQEIRQIIDILARRRKNNPIAVGEPGVGKTAVVEGLALKITEGDVPDCLKGVELYGLDMGLLQAGASVKGEFEKRLNAVLDEVKNSPTPIILFIDEAHTLVGGGNQAGGSDAANLLKPALARGEVKTIAATTWSEYKKYFEKDPALARRFQLVKLDEPSATQAALIIRGLRPAYEKSHNVYVRDDAITAAANLADRYITGRQLPDKAIDVLDTACARVNISLNATPAPVETLHQEIAAANRELEALERDQLQQTGDKHSAALIPELKEKIEKATEEQATLQVQWKKEQSLIQEIIELRSHLYSLTTPSTEEDSAPIADNTVQDDDALISDKPNCHEYSEEQTREAIQSCNERLDNVRGTNPLVHYEVGPDEISHVISDWTGIPMGKMLQDESQATLNLKQNLIQNIKGQEFAIDALAEGIQTAKAGLGNPDAPTGVFLLVGPSGVGKTETARAIADQMFGGERFMTTINMSEFQEKHTVSRLIGSPPGYVGFGEGGMLTEAVRQRPYSVVLLDEVEKADPEVLNLFYQVFDKGTLNDGEGRTIDFKNTLIIMTSNLATHEIESLVHQAKDIDANIVAEAIRPTLNQHFKPALLARMSVLPFLPLSDAAMTDIIHHKLKKVSERLQSHHKLALCYGDNLVEFVLGNCRLAETGARNIDAVINRQLLPQLSTQLLVNDKDDSHTQIEVSVDEQGTLTYAFS from the coding sequence ATGATAAATATAAACCTTTCCTCTTTAATACAACGTCTGCACCCTATTGTAAAAGTCGCTTTAGAGGATGCCGCTGCATTAGCCGTATCGGAAAAAGCCAATGAAGTGCAAATTGAACACTATCTATTAAGCTTATTAGAAAGGCCAAATAGTGATTTTGATATCTTATTAAGTCATTTCGATTGCTCAGAGACCATTTTAAGGCAATCCATTCGTTCGACTTTAGATACCAACACAACAGGCAATGGCAGCAAGCCCGTTTTTTCTTCGCTTTTAATCGAATGGCTTCAAGAAAGTTGGTTGGTCTCATCTTTAGATCTATCCGAAACTCAGATTCGCTCTGGCGCCCTACTTCTTACACTCATGAGTAACCCACTACGCTATGGTCAGCACGGCTACGCTTCAATCTTAGACGGTGTAAACCCAGATACCTTAAAGCGTAACTTTTCTGAACTCACAACAAACTCTCTAGAATCTTTAGCAACGACATCAGAAAAAACCGACGCACGTGAAGATGGTTCGGCATTAAGTAAATTCACCACCGACTTTACAGGCAAAGCAAGAAAGGGCGAGATCGACCCAGTATTCTGCCGTGATCAAGAAATCAGACAAATAATCGACATATTGGCGCGACGCAGAAAAAATAACCCAATCGCCGTAGGTGAGCCGGGAGTGGGTAAAACAGCGGTGGTAGAGGGTCTTGCATTAAAAATTACCGAAGGAGATGTGCCAGACTGCCTCAAAGGTGTTGAACTATACGGCCTAGACATGGGCTTACTTCAAGCGGGGGCAAGTGTTAAGGGAGAGTTTGAAAAACGCCTTAACGCAGTACTAGATGAAGTGAAGAATTCACCGACTCCAATCATTTTATTTATAGATGAAGCTCACACGCTAGTTGGGGGAGGCAATCAAGCTGGAGGCAGCGATGCTGCCAACCTACTTAAACCCGCTCTAGCACGTGGTGAAGTAAAAACAATTGCTGCCACCACATGGTCTGAATACAAAAAATATTTCGAAAAAGATCCAGCTCTGGCGCGCCGTTTCCAACTGGTAAAACTTGATGAGCCGTCGGCTACTCAAGCAGCATTGATCATCCGAGGCTTAAGACCAGCCTATGAAAAGTCACACAACGTATACGTACGTGACGACGCAATCACTGCCGCAGCAAACTTAGCTGATCGTTACATCACTGGACGTCAACTGCCAGATAAAGCAATCGACGTGTTAGATACGGCTTGTGCTCGCGTCAATATTAGCCTTAATGCAACACCGGCACCTGTTGAAACATTACATCAAGAAATTGCCGCTGCGAATCGCGAGCTCGAAGCTCTAGAACGTGACCAACTTCAGCAAACTGGTGACAAACACAGTGCCGCTTTAATTCCTGAGCTAAAAGAGAAGATTGAAAAGGCCACAGAAGAACAAGCTACCCTTCAGGTTCAATGGAAAAAAGAGCAATCTCTTATTCAAGAGATCATAGAACTGCGTAGTCATCTTTATAGCCTTACTACTCCTTCGACTGAAGAAGACAGCGCTCCTATAGCTGACAATACGGTTCAAGATGATGACGCACTAATAAGTGACAAACCAAATTGTCATGAATATTCTGAAGAGCAGACTCGCGAAGCTATTCAATCTTGTAACGAACGTTTAGATAACGTGCGCGGTACCAATCCACTCGTTCACTACGAAGTGGGTCCTGACGAAATTAGTCATGTAATTTCTGATTGGACAGGTATCCCTATGGGTAAGATGCTTCAAGATGAGTCGCAAGCGACCTTAAACTTGAAGCAAAACCTAATTCAAAACATTAAAGGCCAAGAATTTGCCATTGATGCGCTTGCTGAAGGTATTCAAACCGCAAAAGCGGGATTAGGTAACCCAGATGCACCAACGGGCGTTTTCTTATTAGTTGGCCCAAGTGGTGTAGGTAAAACAGAAACCGCTCGCGCTATCGCCGACCAAATGTTTGGCGGTGAGCGCTTCATGACCACCATCAACATGTCTGAGTTCCAAGAGAAACACACTGTGTCTCGCCTTATTGGTTCTCCTCCTGGCTATGTAGGTTTTGGCGAAGGCGGTATGCTAACCGAAGCAGTACGTCAGCGCCCTTACTCTGTTGTTCTTTTAGATGAAGTTGAAAAAGCAGACCCAGAAGTACTCAACCTGTTCTACCAAGTTTTCGACAAAGGCACACTGAATGATGGCGAAGGTCGTACCATCGACTTCAAAAATACGCTCATCATCATGACGAGTAACCTCGCGACACATGAGATCGAGTCTTTGGTTCACCAAGCGAAAGACATTGATGCCAATATCGTCGCTGAAGCCATTCGCCCAACATTGAATCAACACTTCAAACCAGCCTTACTGGCTCGTATGTCCGTGTTGCCATTCCTTCCTCTTTCAGACGCAGCAATGACTGACATTATTCATCATAAACTAAAGAAAGTGTCTGAGCGCCTGCAAAGCCACCACAAACTGGCACTTTGCTATGGTGATAACTTAGTGGAATTCGTATTAGGCAACTGCCGCCTTGCAGAGACGGGAGCTCGAAATATTGATGCCGTTATTAACCGTCAACTATTGCCGCAGCTTTCGACTCAACTACTGGTGAATGACAAGGATGATTCACATACTCAAATTGAAGTTTCTGTGGACGAGCAAGGAACTCTAACCTATGCGTTCAGCTAA
- a CDS encoding Hcp family type VI secretion system effector, translating to MPTPAYMSINGETQGHITKDTYSADSVGNTWQEAHVDEFLVQELDHVLTVPRDPQSGQPTGQRVHRPVVVTKVQDRCSPLLFNALVSGEKLPECVIRFYRTSVQGKQEHYYSIKLIDALLVDIQTRMNHCQDAATSDRVTEEVLKLTYRAIEVTHENCGTAGNDDWRAPREA from the coding sequence ATGCCAACTCCAGCATATATGTCTATCAATGGTGAAACTCAAGGTCACATTACTAAAGATACTTACTCTGCAGATTCTGTAGGTAACACTTGGCAAGAAGCTCACGTTGATGAGTTCCTAGTTCAAGAACTTGATCACGTACTAACAGTTCCACGTGACCCACAAAGTGGCCAACCAACAGGTCAACGTGTTCACCGCCCTGTAGTAGTAACTAAAGTACAAGACCGTTGTTCACCTCTGTTATTCAACGCATTAGTGTCTGGCGAAAAGCTTCCTGAGTGTGTAATCCGTTTTTACCGTACTTCAGTACAAGGTAAGCAAGAGCACTACTACTCAATCAAGTTAATTGATGCACTACTTGTAGATATTCAAACTCGTATGAATCACTGTCAAGACGCTGCAACTTCAGATCGTGTAACTGAAGAAGTACTTAAGCTGACTTACCGTGCAATCGAAGTAACTCACGAAAACTGTGGTACTGCTGGTAACGATGACTGGCGTGCTCCACGCGAAGCTTAA
- a CDS encoding DUF2169 family type VI secretion system accessory protein, which translates to MQLWDIENHPELSIKGRFQRDQNGNEVWIVVGKRSWQLVGSVWKEQEETEIYDDPVYLGEAGLSAMKADQEFSVVKTNTDVLIFGKARSYAKKAVTYHECRLLIDGHIDKTISVLGDRQWIEHGGSVTLSKPLPFVEKEIDFSCAIGGDLRNRLGGGIADTKGELLKQKVPSVFYPTEDWSATPKNTRVAGFGPLAPFFGARQQYAGTFDDDWLENRKPLYPVDFDQRFYQSAPLDQQCKGFISGGERLMMSGFCHNDALSFRFPQEMYVAEAQFKNANYQVDMPISTVFIDTEARILSISYSAAFPCQGEEHLLVSTKIHKKQELSDNE; encoded by the coding sequence ATGCAGTTGTGGGATATTGAGAACCATCCAGAACTTTCAATCAAAGGCCGCTTTCAACGGGACCAGAATGGTAATGAGGTTTGGATTGTCGTTGGAAAACGCTCATGGCAACTCGTAGGCTCTGTTTGGAAGGAGCAAGAAGAGACAGAGATCTATGACGATCCTGTCTATCTGGGTGAAGCAGGGCTTTCCGCGATGAAAGCTGACCAAGAGTTCTCAGTTGTAAAAACCAACACAGATGTACTGATTTTCGGTAAGGCCCGAAGCTACGCGAAAAAGGCAGTTACGTACCATGAGTGTCGGCTTTTGATTGATGGCCATATCGACAAAACCATATCGGTACTTGGTGATAGGCAATGGATTGAGCACGGAGGTAGCGTAACGCTAAGTAAACCACTCCCATTTGTGGAAAAAGAGATCGACTTCTCCTGTGCTATCGGAGGCGATTTAAGAAACCGGCTCGGCGGAGGTATTGCTGATACTAAAGGGGAACTATTGAAACAGAAGGTTCCTTCGGTTTTTTATCCTACGGAAGATTGGAGTGCGACACCCAAGAATACACGGGTTGCTGGATTTGGCCCGTTAGCCCCATTTTTTGGGGCTCGTCAGCAATATGCTGGCACTTTTGATGACGATTGGCTAGAGAATAGGAAACCTCTTTATCCCGTAGACTTTGACCAACGTTTTTATCAGAGTGCGCCACTAGACCAACAATGCAAAGGATTCATATCTGGCGGTGAACGATTGATGATGAGTGGCTTTTGCCATAATGATGCACTCTCTTTCCGTTTCCCCCAAGAGATGTATGTTGCAGAAGCTCAATTTAAAAATGCCAACTATCAAGTAGATATGCCTATTTCTACGGTTTTCATTGATACAGAGGCTCGGATACTTTCAATCAGTTACAGCGCTGCCTTCCCATGTCAAGGCGAGGAGCATCTTTTAGTGTCAACGAAGATCCATAAAAAACAGGAGTTGTCCGATAATGAATAA
- the tssI gene encoding type VI secretion system tip protein VgrG, producing MVNDVEFKFELQGSEHDFRVESFQVIEELSKPFQISLSLLSLDPDISFDALIRKPGSLTLYGQGVSSARCFHGVVNEVRYLGSGRRFSRYQLTLVPQAWFLSQRQDCRIFQQKSASAIISEVLDDASVTDYRLELSGVYPSKEYVLQYRETDLEFVQRILAEHGMWYYFEHTEANHTMVIVDSNDAIAELLNSPLNGSYLGPIVYHADGGGVADREHISDLELVNRVKTGHVTYTDYNYEFPKIPQEMSSSGELDLDLKLFDFPGRYVDPMMGQVRSNEWMSEHVVDNQQVEATSNVMRLASGYSFSISEHPRSAINRDYLMLSVMHSGHDPQVHEDETNGLPTTYHNQFACIPRNVEFRAPKLEAPLVEGTQTAVVVGPAGEEIYTDKLGRIKVQFHWDRYGESDEHSSCWIRVSQSMAAPTWGAVYLPRIGHEVVVTFLEGDPDRPLVTGAVYNGLHYPPYSLPENKTRTTFRTQTHKGTGYNELSFEDEANQEEVYIHAQKDMSTKVLNNRYRDIGQDEFLKVARHQTNDVHGDHKETIDGHKTTQVNSTFTETVEQDVSVTYNANETQYVKNNSDLEIGDNQITKIGKNDDLDVGENSNLTVGASKSSDIGADDNQTVGGNLTVSVKGNTSYKADGATQVISGDKIVLKTGGSSLVMNSDGSIKLSGSSITIEGSDKVVIKGGNVAIN from the coding sequence ATGGTGAATGACGTAGAATTTAAGTTTGAACTGCAAGGCTCTGAGCATGATTTTCGTGTGGAGAGCTTTCAGGTAATCGAAGAGCTTTCAAAGCCTTTTCAAATCAGCCTATCATTACTTTCACTTGATCCTGATATCTCATTTGATGCACTCATCCGTAAACCAGGTAGCCTGACTCTATATGGCCAAGGTGTCAGTTCAGCGAGATGCTTTCACGGCGTAGTTAATGAAGTTCGTTACCTTGGATCGGGTAGGAGATTCTCCCGTTACCAACTGACTCTTGTTCCGCAAGCTTGGTTTTTGAGCCAAAGACAAGACTGCCGAATTTTTCAACAAAAATCAGCGTCGGCGATCATCTCTGAAGTTTTAGATGATGCGTCAGTAACTGATTATCGACTAGAGCTCTCAGGCGTATATCCTTCAAAAGAATACGTGCTCCAATATCGAGAGACAGACCTAGAGTTTGTTCAACGAATTTTGGCAGAGCATGGTATGTGGTACTACTTTGAGCATACAGAAGCTAACCACACAATGGTTATTGTCGACAGTAATGATGCAATAGCTGAGTTATTGAACTCACCACTTAACGGGTCTTATTTGGGTCCTATTGTTTATCATGCTGATGGTGGTGGTGTTGCAGATCGCGAGCATATCTCTGATCTTGAACTTGTGAATCGAGTGAAAACCGGCCACGTTACTTACACTGACTATAACTACGAGTTTCCGAAGATCCCTCAGGAAATGAGCAGCTCCGGCGAACTCGATTTAGACCTAAAATTGTTCGATTTCCCAGGTCGTTACGTTGATCCAATGATGGGTCAAGTAAGATCAAATGAATGGATGTCTGAACATGTTGTTGATAATCAGCAAGTGGAGGCGACCAGTAATGTCATGAGGCTGGCGTCTGGATACAGTTTTAGTATCAGTGAGCATCCACGTTCAGCAATCAACCGTGATTACCTCATGTTATCGGTAATGCATAGTGGCCATGACCCTCAGGTTCATGAAGATGAAACTAATGGTCTGCCAACTACATATCACAATCAGTTTGCGTGCATTCCTAGGAATGTTGAGTTTAGAGCTCCAAAACTTGAGGCTCCTTTGGTTGAAGGTACACAAACAGCGGTCGTTGTGGGGCCTGCAGGCGAAGAAATCTATACTGATAAGCTTGGACGGATCAAAGTTCAGTTCCATTGGGACCGTTATGGCGAGAGCGATGAGCATTCCAGTTGTTGGATTCGAGTTAGCCAGTCAATGGCAGCACCGACTTGGGGGGCGGTATACCTACCTCGTATCGGTCATGAGGTGGTTGTTACCTTCCTAGAGGGAGACCCGGATAGGCCTTTAGTTACTGGTGCAGTTTATAACGGACTTCATTATCCTCCTTATTCGTTACCAGAGAACAAAACGCGTACAACTTTCAGAACTCAAACGCATAAAGGGACAGGCTATAATGAGTTGAGCTTTGAAGACGAAGCTAACCAAGAAGAAGTCTACATTCATGCGCAAAAGGATATGTCGACCAAGGTTTTAAATAACCGTTATCGCGACATAGGCCAAGATGAGTTTTTAAAGGTTGCACGCCATCAGACAAATGATGTTCACGGTGATCACAAAGAGACCATTGACGGACATAAGACCACCCAAGTTAACAGCACGTTTACTGAAACTGTCGAACAAGATGTATCCGTTACTTACAACGCTAATGAAACTCAATATGTTAAGAACAATTCTGACTTAGAAATTGGAGACAATCAAATTACCAAGATTGGTAAGAATGATGATTTGGATGTTGGTGAAAACAGCAATTTAACGGTAGGTGCATCAAAAAGTTCTGATATAGGGGCCGATGATAACCAGACGGTTGGTGGCAACTTAACGGTCTCTGTTAAAGGAAACACTTCATACAAAGCCGATGGTGCGACGCAAGTCATAAGCGGCGACAAGATAGTACTGAAAACAGGTGGTTCGTCATTAGTGATGAATAGTGACGGGTCTATCAAGTTGTCAGGTTCCTCAATAACCATAGAAGGAAGCGATAAAGTTGTAATCAAAGGTGGAAACGTGGCGATCAATTAA